In Planctomycetaceae bacterium, a single window of DNA contains:
- a CDS encoding DUF1353 domain-containing protein yields MAILLEPLTWRGITVPTGFMTDGASVPRILWAWLPPWGDVATRAAIVHDYLLERRDDGIPVPGAETRAKCDQLFYEALLDCGVGKFRARLTWLGVRLYALSGR; encoded by the coding sequence ATCGCCATTCTGCTGGAGCCGCTGACATGGCGCGGCATCACGGTTCCTACCGGGTTCATGACGGATGGCGCCAGCGTGCCCCGCATCCTGTGGGCATGGCTTCCACCTTGGGGTGACGTCGCAACCCGAGCTGCAATTGTTCACGACTATCTGCTGGAGCGGCGCGACGACGGCATCCCGGTCCCGGGCGCCGAGACACGGGCGAAGTGCGACCAGTTGTTCTACGAGGCCCTTCTTGACTGCGGCGTGGGCAAGTTCCGCGCCCGACTGACCTGGCTGGGCGTGCGCCTCTACGCGCTGTCCGGCCGCTAA